From a region of the Alnus glutinosa chromosome 1, dhAlnGlut1.1, whole genome shotgun sequence genome:
- the LOC133864938 gene encoding probable pre-mRNA-splicing factor ATP-dependent RNA helicase DEAH4: protein MANLPILRFEDQIIETVERNSVVVIIGETGSGKSTQLSQMLHRRGYTKSGIVGVTQPRRVAAVSVARRVAQELGVELGYEVGYAIRFEDRTSERTRIKYLTDGVLLRESLSDPELNQYSVIILDEAHERSLNTDILLGLMKRLVTIHASNLKVLITSATLDGEKVSKFFSNCPILNVPGKLYPVEILYSNERPTSYVESSLKTALDIHIRQPEGDVLIFMTGQDDIEKLVSKLTDRVRSLDEGSCMDAIILPLHGSLPPEMQVRVFNPPPPNCRRFIVSTNIAETSLTVDGVVYVIDSGYVKQRQYNPSTGMYSLDVVQISKVQANQRAGRAGRTRPGKCYRLYPSMAYHDDFLDVTVPEIQRSSLAGSVLYLKSLNLSDMDILKFDFLDPPSSESLEDALKQLYLIDAIDENGSITSIGRTMAELPLEPSLSRTLMEANECGCLSQALSVAAMLSAETTLLPGRSKGNEKKRKHTPLDLPDGSGWGDHIQLLQIYEHWDRTNHDIGWCKDHDLQVRGMLFVKDVRKQLSQIMQKIAKGSLDVRANERWKESELPYRKLRKALCIGYANQLAERMIHHNGYRTLSFKPQLVQVHPSSVLRPDDEGKLPDYVVYHELIATSRPYLRNVCAVEIDWVMPILNKVKKININKLSGGTGHIGEGLKEKLSDLPKKEINVDGVPDDHESRILAARERFLARKGKK, encoded by the exons ATGGCGAACCTCCCGATCCTCCGGTTCGAAGATCAAATTATAGAGACGGTGGAGCGGAACTCAGTGGTGGTAATCATCGGAGAGACCGGCTCGGGAAAGAGCACCCAGCTCTCTCAGATGCTGCATCGGAGAGGCTACACCAAATCTGGAATCGTCGGCGTCACTCAGCCCCGCCGAGTCGCAGCAGTCTCCGTTGCGAG ACGGGTTGCACAGGAGCTTGGTGTTGAACTTGGGTATGAAGTGGGATATGCTATCCGATTTGAAGATAGAACCTCAGAAAGGACTCGTATCAA ATATCTTACTGATGGAGTCCTTCTTCGCGAGAGTCTATCTGACCCAGAGCTTAATCAGTATTCAGTAATCATATTGGATGAAGCTCATGAGAGGAGTCTGAACAC GGACATATTGCTGGGGCTGATGAAGCGATTGGTTACAATACATGCCTCCAATTTGAAGGTTCTTATCACTTCAGCAACTCTTGATGGTGAAAAAGTATCAAAATTCTTTTCGAATTGCCCCATACTAAATGTCCCAGGGAAGTTATACCCTGTAGAGATATTGTACAGCAATGAGCGCCCTACAAGCTATGTTGAGTCTTCTTTAAAAACAGCTCTCG ACATACACATTCGACAACCAGAAGGTGATGTCTTAATATTCATGACTGGACAG GATGACATAGAGAAGTTGGTATCGAAGTTGACGGATAGAGTTCGAAGTCTAGATGAAGGATCCTGCATGGATGCCATAATCCTTCCCCTTCATGGTTCTTTGCCACCTGAAATGCAG GTGCGCGTATTTAATCCCCCACCTCCTAATTGCCGGCGATTTATTGTTTCCACAAATATTGCTGAAACTTCGTTGACAGTTGACGGTGTTGT GTATGTTATTGATTCGGGTTATGTCAAGCAACGTCAATACAACCCATCAACTGGCATGTATTCACTTGATGTTGTTCAAATTAGCAA AGTGCAAGCTAATCAACGGGCAGGCCGAGCTGGAAGAACACGTCCTGGAAAATGCTATCGATTATACCCTTCCATGGCTTATCATGATGATTTCCTGGATGTTACAGTTCCTGAAATACAGCGATCTTCTCTTGCTGGCAGTGTTCTCTATTTGAAATCATTGAACCTCTCTGATATGGATATTCTCAAGTTTGATTTTCTTGATCCTCCTTCCT CTGAGTCTTTGGAAGATGCTCTGAAGCAATTGTATCTCATTGATGCTATTGATGAAAATGGATCAATCACAAGTATTGGACGAACGATGGCTG AGCTTCCACTGGAGCCTTCACTCTCGAGAACCTTGATGGAGGCAAATGAGTGTGGTTGCTTATCCCAGGCTCTGAGTGTTGCTGCCATGTTGTCAGCAGAAACCACATTGCTTCCTGGTCGAAG CAAGGGTAATGAGAAAAAGAGGAAACACACTCCCTTGGACCTTCCTGATGGATCTGGCTGGGGTGATCACATCCAACTCCTTCAGATCTATGAGCATTGGGATAGGACTAACCATGACATTGGTTGGTGCAAAGACCATGACTTGCAG GTGCGGGGGATGTTGTTTGTCAAAGATGTTCGGAAACAATTATCTCAGATAATGCAGAAAATAGCAAAGG GATCACTAGATGTACGGGCAAATGAGAGATGGAAAGAGAGTGAGCTGCCTTACCGGAAATTGAGGAAAGCTTTGTGCATAGGTTATGCAAATCAGCTTGCTGAGAGAATGATTCATCACAATGGCTATCGAACTCTCAGTTTTAAGCCCCAACTAGTTCAG GTGCATCCATCCTCTGTGCTGAGACCAGATGATGAGGGTAAACTCCCAGACTATGTTGTCTACCATGAGCTCATTGCAACCTCCCGCCCGTACTTACGTAATGTATGTGCTGTAGAGATAGATTGGGTCATGCCCATTCTAAACAaggttaagaaaataaatatcaacAAACTGAG TGGTGGGACTGGTCATATAGGGGAAGGACTGAAGGAAAAACTATCAGACTTGCCAAAGAAAGAGATTAATGTCGATGGGGTTCCCGATGACCATGAAAGTAGAATTCTGGCAGCTAGAGAACGGTTTCTTGCTCGTAAAGGAAAGAAATGA
- the LOC133864954 gene encoding adenylate kinase 4-like, with protein sequence MASSGVALEDIPSVDIMTELLHRFKCSSKPDKRLILVGPPGCGKGTQSPIIKDEYCLCHLATGDMLRAAVAAKTALGIKAKEAMDKGELVSDDLVVGIIDEAMKKSSCQKGFILDGFPRTVVQAQKLDEMLEKQGIKIDKVLNFAINDSILEERITGRWIHPSSGRSYHTKFAPPKVPGVDDVTGESLIQRKDDNPEVLKSRLAAFHTQTKPVIDYYAKKGVLAQLHAEKTPNEVTAEVQKVLLS encoded by the exons ATGGCGAGCTCTGGAGTAGCACTGGAGGATATACCTTCGGTTGACATCATGACCGAACTCCTTCACCGCTTCAAGTGCTCCTCCAAGCCTGACAAGCGCCTCATTCTCGtcg GACCACCGGGATGTGGGAAAGGCACACAGTCGCCTATTATTAAGGATGAGTACTGCTTGTGCCATTTGGCAACTGGTGATATGCTGAGAGCTGCAGTTGCTGCTAAAACTGCTCTTGGCATCAAGGCTAAAGAAGCTATGGACAAG GGAGAACTTGTGTCGGATGATTTGGTTGTTGGGATAATTGACGAAGCTATGAAGAAGTCGTCATGTCAAAAGGGTTTCATCCTCGATGGTTTTCCAAGGACCGTGGTTCAAGCACAAAAG CTTGATGAGATGCTTGAGAAGCAGGGGATCAAAATTGACAAGGTGCTTAACTTTGCAATTAATGATTCCATATTGGAGGAGAGGATCACTGGTCGGTGGATACACCCATCCAGTGGGCGAAGTTACCATACAAAATTTGCACCTCCCAAGGTTCCTGGTGTTGATGAT GTCACAGGAGAATCTTTAATTCAACGGAAAGATGATAATCCAGAAGTTCTCAAGTCAAGGCTGGCAGCGTTTCATACACAAACCAAACCG GTTATCGACTATTATGCCAAGAAGGGTGTTCTTGCACAGCTTCATGCAGAGAAAACCCCAAATGAGGTTACCGCTGAGGTTCAGAAGGTTCtcttgtcataa
- the LOC133864965 gene encoding urease — protein sequence MKLAPREVEKLGLHNAGYLAQKRLARGLKLNYIEAVALIATQILEFVRDGDKSVAELMDIGKQLLGRRQVLPAVPNILDAVQVEGTFPDGTKLITVHDAIASENGNLELALHGSFLPVPSLDKFPGVEDNKIPGEVIFGNGNITLNHGRKAIILRVVNTGDRPVQVGSHYHFIEVNPYLVFDRWKAYGMRLNIPAGTATRFEPGETKSVILVSIGGKKVIRGGNGIADSLVDHAKYETIMEAVTSRGFKSLEETNVSEGVTGEYSALTKIISREEYANMYGPTTGDKIQLGDTNLLAEIERDFAIYGDECVFGGGKVIRDGMGQSCGHPAADSLDAVITNAVIVDYSGIFKADIGIKDGLIVSLGKAGNPDIMDAVCPNMIIGVNTEVIAGEGMIVTAGAIDCHVHFICPQLAYEAISSGITTVVGGGTGPAFGTRATTCTPAPSQMKLMLQSTDDLPLNFGFTGKGNTSKPDGLHEIIRAGAMGLKLHEDWGTTPAAIDNCLTVGEQYDIQVNIHTDTLNESGFVEHTIAAFKGRTIHAYHSEGAGGGHAPDIIKVCGVKNVLPSSTNPTRPFTSNTIDEHLDMLMVCHHLDKNIPEDVAFAESRIRAETIAAEDILHDMGAISIISSDSQAMGRIGEVIIRTWQTAHKMKLQRGPIDPSGPDNDNLRIKRYIAKYTINPAIANGFSQYVGSVEVGKLADLVLWKPSFFGAKPEMVIKGGAIAWANMGDPNASIPTPEPVIMRPMFGAFGKAGSSHSIAFVSKEALDNGVKAVYGLNKRVEAVGNVTRLTKCDMKLNDALPNITVDPETYTVTADGEVLTCTAATTVPLSRNYFLF from the exons ATGAAACTGGCGCCGAGAGAGGTTGAGAAACTCGGTCTGCACAATGCCGGATACCTCGCACAGAAGCGTCTCGCTCGTGGCTTAAAGCTCAATTATATTGAAGCTGTGGCTCTCATAGCTACACAG ATTTTGGAGTTTGTTCGCGATGGTGATAAGTCGGTGGCGGAATTGATGGACATAGGGAAACAACTTTTAGGAAG GAGACAAGTTCTTCCAGCTGTACCTAATATTTTGGATGCTGTACAG GTTGAAGGGACCTTTCCTGACGGGACTAAGTTAATCACCGTTCATGATGCAATTGCTAGTGAAAATGGAAATCTGGAACTGGCTTTACATGGCTCTTTTCTTCCAG TTCCTTCACTAGACAAGTTTCCTGGGGTAGAAGATAATAAAATTCCTGGTGAAGTAATCTTTGGTAATGGAAATATTACGCTTAATCATGGGAGGAAAGCAATAATCCTCAGAGTTGTCAACACTGGAGACAGGCCAGTTCAG GTTGGCAGCCACTATCACTTTATTGAGGTGAATCCGTACTTGGTTTTTGATCGATGGAAAGCATATGGCATGCGCCTGAATATACCAGCAGGGACAGCTACACGATTTGAg CCTGGGGAAACTAAAAGTGTCATACTTGTAAGCATTGGAGGTAAGAAAGTGATCAGAGGAGGAAATGGCATTGCTGATAGTCTGGTTGATCATGCTAAATATGAGACAATCATGGAAGCCGTAACCTCGAGAGGTTTCAAAAGTCTGGAAGAAACAAATGTTAG TGAAGGTGTTACCGGAGAATATTCTGCTTTAACCAAAATAATCTCTCGTGAGGAATATGCCAACATGTATGGGCCCACCACAGGTGACAAAATTCAGCTTGGTGATACCAACTTGCTTGCTGAAATTGAAAGAGATTTTGCAATTTATGGAGACGAATGTGTCTTTGGAGGTGGGAAGGTTATAAGAGACGGAATGGGCCAGTCATGTGGGCATCCAGCAGCTGACTCTTTGGATGCTGTGATAACAAACGCTGTGATTGTTGATTATAGTGGAATCTTTAAGGCAGATATAGGTATCAAAGACGGTCTTATTGTTTCCCTTGGGAAAGCAGGCAATCCAGATATCATGGATGCTGTATGTCCAAATATGATCATTGGG GTTAACACTGAGGTTATTGCGGGGGAAGGAATGATTGTAACTGCAGGAGCCATAGATTGTCATGTCCACTTCATATGCCCTCAATTGGCATATGAAGCAATATCAAGTG GCATAACAACAGTAGTGGGAGGAGGAACGGGACCTGCTTTTGGAACACGTGCAACAACATGTACTCCAGCACCATCACAAATGAAGTTAATGCTGCAATCAACTGATGACCTGCCTCTAAATTTTGGTTTTACTGGGAAA GGGAACACTTCCAAACCTGATGGGCTACATGAAATAATAAGAGCCGGGGCGATGGGACTGAAGCTGCATGAGGACTGGGGAACTACACCTGCTGCAATAGACAATTGTTTGACTGTTGGAGAACAATATGACATCCag GTTAATATCCACACTGACACCTTGAATGAATCAGGATTTGTAGAACATACTATTGCTGCATTTAAAGGAAGAACTATTCATGCCTACCACAG TGAAGGTGCTGGCGGTGGTCATGCTCCCGATATCATCAAAGTATGTGGTGTGAAAAATGTCCTGCCGTCATCTACAAACCCCACAAGACCTTTTACTTCCAACACTATAGACGAGCATCTTGACATGCTG ATGGTCTGCCATCACCTTGATAAGAACATTCCAGAAGATGTAGCTTTTGCTGAATCAAGGATAAGGGCTGAAACAATTGCTGCAGAAGATATTTTGCATGATATGGGGGCAATTAGCATTATATCTTCTGATTCACAAGCTATGGGTCGCATTGGAGAG GTGATAATCAGAACTTGGCAAACTGCCCACAAGATGAAGTTACAAAGAGGACCGATTGACCCTAGTGGACCAGACAATGACAACCTTCGTATCAAGCGATACATCGCTAAATACACTATAAATCCTGCAATAGCTAATGGGTTTTCTCAATATGTTGGTTCAGTTGAG GTTGGGAAGTTGGCCGATCTTGTTCTATGGAAGCCGTCTTTCTTTGGGGCAAAACCAGAAATGGTAATAAAAGGTGGTGCAATTGCATGGGCTAATATGGGCGATCCAAATGCTAGCATTCCCACACCTGAACCG GTAATAATGAGGCCTATGTTTGGAGCATTTGGCAAGGCTGGAAGTTCTCACTCCATTGCTTTTGTCAGCAAG GAAGCTTTAGATAATGGAGTTAAGGCCGTGTATGGACTCAACAAGAGGGTGGAAGCTGTGGGCAATGTTACACGACTAACCAAATGTGACATGAAGCTCAACGATGCCCTTCCAAACATCACGGTGGACCCTGAGACATACACGGTGACAGCAGATGGCGAGGTTCTTACCTGCACTGCAGCCACCACAGTTCCTCTTTCTCGGAATTACTTCCTCTTTTAG